The Bombus affinis isolate iyBomAffi1 unplaced genomic scaffold, iyBomAffi1.2 ctg00000123.1, whole genome shotgun sequence genome has a segment encoding these proteins:
- the LOC126927484 gene encoding katanin p60 ATPase-containing subunit A-like 2 produces the protein MKFQKYPILCKKITEKEIKTREMTNANKVKETRSESVKGRNVQQKMTGDATDDINLAMTVTPIFANESDGASSEELFNVSMEQSTQSKISQRARKLYIDNPELRKIAEDISCEIILTKLNVYWDNIVGLEECKSAIKEAIVYPLKYPIFFNGPFSPWKGILLYGPPGTGKTMLAKAVATECQCTFFNITASSLVSKWRGDSEKYIRVLFELAYNYSPTIIFIDEIDWIGTNRGVNCTLSEPAKRFRSELLSRLDGLVSNENSNVVLLAATNCPWDIDAALHRRLEKKIYVSLPNEVTRLDMFKLYLSNQLLENMDIVNHIIKSTEKYSCADIKLLCKQAWLLEISPMWEKLEKKETSVTTLKYELKNYEIIAKLLKTMSPTVTDVDRYKAWNKYVCHKNIF, from the exons atgaaattccaaaaatatcctatattgtgcaagaaaataactgaaaaggaaataaagacgagggaaatgacaaatgcgaacaaagt caaagaaacgagaagtgagtctgtgaaagggaggaatgtacaacagaagatgacgggtgacgctacggatgatattaatctcgcaatgacagtgacaccaattttcgccaatgaaagcgatggagcttcatcagaagagctatttaacgtctcaatggaacaatccacgcaatcaaagatatcgcaACGGGCtcggaagctttatatagacaatccggaattgcggaagattgctgaagacatttcatgc gaaatcatactgacaaaattaaatgtatattgggacaacattgtaggcctagaggaatgtaaatctgctattaaggaggccattgtgtatccccttaagtaccctatcttttttaatggcccattttctccctggaaaggtattctgctatacggaccacctggtacag ggaagacgatgttggcgaaggcagtcgcaacagaatgccaatgcaccttttttaacataacggccagctcattggtgagcaaatggagaggcgattccgagaagtatatccgt gttttatttgaacttgcctataattattcgcctacaattatttttatcgacgagattgactggataggcacaaatagaggagtaaactgtacattgtctgaacctgcaaagagattcagatcagaacttctttctagattggatggattagtatctaacgaaaattctaatgtagttcttttggctgcaactaattgcccttg ggacattgatgcagctttacacagacgcctcgaaaagaaaatatacgtatcattaccaaatgaagttactcgactcgatatgttcaaattataccttagcaaccagttattagagaatatggatattgtaaaccacataataaaatctactgaaaaatattcttgcgcggatataaaattgctttgtaagcaagcatggctgctagaaataagtccaatgtgggaaaaacttgaaaaaaaagaaacatctgttacgactttgaaatatgaattaaagaattatgaaataatagcaaaattgttaaaaacaatgtcacctacagtcacggatgtggatagatataaagcgtggaataaatatgtatgccataagaacatattttaa